Below is a window of Cryobacterium sp. PAMC25264 DNA.
AGCACCACCAGGGTGAGCACCGTCGACGACACCAGTCCGCCGATGACCACGAGCGCCAGCGGCTGCGAGATGAAGCCGCCGTGACCGGTGAGCCCGACCGCCATCGGCAACAGCGCGAAGATCGTGGCCAGAGCCGTCATCAGAATCGGGCGCAGCCGCCGTGAGGCACCGTGCACCAGGGCGTCGAACACGCTCTGTCCGCGTCGCCGGTACTGGTTGACCAGGTCCACGAGCACGATGGCGTTGGTGACGACGATACCGATGAGCATGAGCACCCCGATAAGGGAGGCCACGCCGAGCGGGATGCCGGTGATGACCTGCAGGGCGATCGCTCCCGTGGCCGCGAACGGCACCGATACGAGCAGCAGCAGGGGCTGCAGCAGCGAGCGGAAGGTGGCGACCATGACGATGTAGACGATCAGGATGGCGACCAGCATCGCGATCCCGAGCTGCTGGAAGGCATCCGTCTGGTCGGCCGAGACGCCACCGATTGTCGCGGATGCGCCGGTGGGCAGGTCGGTGTCGGTCAGCGCGGTCGATACCTCGGCCGTGGCTGTGCCCAGGTCGTCGCTGTTCGGTGTGGCCGAGATCGTGGCGGTGCGCAGCCCCTTGGTCGTGGTGAGGGTGGACGGACCGTCGACCTGCTCGACCGTGGCGAGGGTGTCGAGGGCGACGGGCCCGGCCAACGTGGGGATCTGCAGCGCCGCGAGATCGGCCGTCGTGGCCGGGGATGTGGCGGACTGCAGGTAGACCGAGAGGGTGGTCTCGTCGATCACGATCGAGCCGATCGTGCTCGGCTGCATCGCCTGTGACACCAGCGTGCCGAGGGCGAGTTCGCTGAGCCCCGCCGTGGCCGCGGCCGAGCGGTCGATGGTGACCGCCACATACGGGCGGGACGCGGCCAGGTTGCTGCTGACCTGGGTGACGGAGCCGAGGTCGCCGACGGCGGCGAGGATGTCGTCGGAGGCGGTCTGCAGGTCGGCGCCGGACGCCGCGGTGATGTCGATCTCGATGTCGGACGACCCGCCGAATCCGGAACCGGCGGACACCGTGACCTCGCCGGCGTTGTCGAGGTCGTCGAGGTTGGTGCGTACCTCGGCCTGCACGGCGTCAGAGTCAGCGGAATCCTCGGTGGTGACGGAGTAGGTGACGGTGCTCGACGACGAGCCGCCGCCGGCGAAGGCCGCGAACGCGCTGCCGCCGCCGATCGACACCTGCACGATGCTCACGCCGTCGACCCCGCGGATGGCGTCCTCGACGGCCGTGGACGCGGAGTCCTGCGCCGCGAGGCTGGTGCCCACCGGGAGTTCCTGGGTCACCTGGAAGGTGGACTGGCCGGTGGAGCCGAGGAAGTTGACCTTCATGAACGGCAGCAGGGCGACGGTTCCGACCAGCACCAGAGCGGCGAGCAGCAACGTACTCACATAGTGCCGCAGGGTCCAGTGGATGATCGGCAGGTAGCCCTTCTGTAGGCGGCTGGGCTGTTCGCGCGCGTCGCGCTCGTCGAAGCCGTCGGCATCGGGGGCGGCGTGCCGGTTGCGGGGCAGTACGGCCGTTGCGGTGGTCACGGTGCCGGTGGCGACCGAGGCGAGCGTGGCGGGTGTGGCCGGGGTCGGTGCGGCAGTGACGGACGGCTCGACAGCGGGTGCCTCAGCAACGGCGGCGGGCTTCGGTGCACGGAGGAACCAGTACGCCAGCACCGGGACGATCGTGAGCGCGACGAGCAGCGACGCGAGCAGGGCGATCGTGACAGTGAGCGCAAACGGGCGGAAGAGCTCGCCCGTGGACCCGCCCACGAAGGAGATCGGCAGGAACACGGTGACCGTGGTGATGGTGGACGCGGTGATGGCGCCGGCCACCTCCCGGACGGCGCGCACGATCGTCTCCGCTCGGTCGGCACCCCAGACCAGATGCCGCTTGATGTTCTCGATCACCACGATGGAGTCGTCCACGACCCGGCCGATCGCGATGGTGAGCGCACCGAGGGTGAGGATGTTGAGCGAGTAGCCCACCGTCTGCAGGCCGATGAAGGTGATCAGCACCGAGGTGGGGATGGAGATGGCGGTGACGAGGGTGGCGCGCACCGACAGCAGGAACACCAGGATCACCAGGACGGCGAAGACCAGGCCGAGGATGCCCTCCTGGGTGAGCGCGTCGATGGACTCCTGAATGAACGGGGCCTGGTCGA
It encodes the following:
- a CDS encoding efflux RND transporter permease subunit codes for the protein MYFLSVLSMKNRALIALITIVAAIFGSLALTSLKQELIPSLQLPTLLVSTSYPGASPEVVNDDVSTPIERSIQGIEGLESTSTTSSTNSSLVNATFTYGTDLVKAESKISQAINRIKTTLPDDLDPQVISGTIDDFPVLSLAVSGGDAYTVADQLTRSVLGDIRDVDGVRDATLVGDIGQRVTITPDAAQLTARGLTTAAIRDALQQNGSLIPAGSLTEGDQTLSVQAGTKLGSADDIAALPLIGAADPTARPTAAAAAPVTIGDVAAVAVQDNPITSISRVNGEPALTISVTKVPAANTVDVSTAVRAILPQLEDAVPGTSMTVVFDQAPFIQESIDALTQEGILGLVFAVLVILVFLLSVRATLVTAISIPTSVLITFIGLQTVGYSLNILTLGALTIAIGRVVDDSIVVIENIKRHLVWGADRAETIVRAVREVAGAITASTITTVTVFLPISFVGGSTGELFRPFALTVTIALLASLLVALTIVPVLAYWFLRAPKPAAVAEAPAVEPSVTAAPTPATPATLASVATGTVTTATAVLPRNRHAAPDADGFDERDAREQPSRLQKGYLPIIHWTLRHYVSTLLLAALVLVGTVALLPFMKVNFLGSTGQSTFQVTQELPVGTSLAAQDSASTAVEDAIRGVDGVSIVQVSIGGGSAFAAFAGGGSSSSTVTYSVTTEDSADSDAVQAEVRTNLDDLDNAGEVTVSAGSGFGGSSDIEIDITAASGADLQTASDDILAAVGDLGSVTQVSSNLAASRPYVAVTIDRSAAATAGLSELALGTLVSQAMQPSTIGSIVIDETTLSVYLQSATSPATTADLAALQIPTLAGPVALDTLATVEQVDGPSTLTTTKGLRTATISATPNSDDLGTATAEVSTALTDTDLPTGASATIGGVSADQTDAFQQLGIAMLVAILIVYIVMVATFRSLLQPLLLLVSVPFAATGAIALQVITGIPLGVASLIGVLMLIGIVVTNAIVLVDLVNQYRRRGQSVFDALVHGASRRLRPILMTALATIFALLPMAVGLTGHGGFISQPLALVVIGGLVSSTVLTLVVLPVLYLVVEGGRENRRLRRATR